The following proteins come from a genomic window of Palaemon carinicauda isolate YSFRI2023 chromosome 12, ASM3689809v2, whole genome shotgun sequence:
- the LOC137650848 gene encoding putative leucine-rich repeat-containing protein DDB_G0290503, translating into MRNPFNRILGGLFKGSHTTGVQEQLLECETNLKDLEGQLRKVQESFAFRMVSWLLPKRSDNSEAGIGDVPVLQRLLSSIPMVGGFWSSGQDLQECQLKVQTMERQLDMLRTDLKPTGILGRFLPNFVSGTEGGTIVPQMSGGNWFTVLLVGVIVAGNVLLWKFLSTDKEEKELNEIGEIIQLLEEEIEFLDKEVENDREEDEEEKELRAEIQRLCNRVEALEEEREIKTEKFSTQLQDLQQTNDQLEVEISNKDASIGEYLNQLTKMEQMNLEISEKLVNVEGEKADSIHRLESIFEGKIEELEKTVQNQLDIIKEMETEKGIKTEKFSTQLQDLQQTNDQLKVQLSNKDASIGEYLNQLTKMEQMNLEISEKLVNVEGEKADSIHRLESIFEGKIEELEKTVQNQLDIIKEMETDKEIKTEKFSTQLQDLQQTNDQLKVQLSNKDASIGEYLNQLTKMEQMNLEISEKLVNVEGEKADSIHRLESIFEGKIEELEKTVQNQLDIIKEMDTEKEKLEMKLTEAKEKDLVQNKNYNSLLEELVNLKEEYYEKSSEMEEKNLELSKQLEKGEREKVASIHRLESIFEEDIEELKETIEKQLGIISEMETEKERLEMTLSEAKVNDLVRTERYNGLLEELVSLKEEYYDKSIEMDEKNLDLREQLERIKSEKEAAIHRTESVFKKEIQELKETIEKQSGIIGEMKTEMQRLDLDANGHKEEEEEEEVVGGASGVGELLDRLRGSKATLPQNNNNNQEEQTLQKETSKEEETKKVPLAHMGRGTTGFFKKKIGEPECHITFQGAKVRVNTKRDYEQKGHVIADLDIQRKFHRAIYGVEGRKLKEITRESGVKSICMPRRDDSSNLITIIGTIKQVQLAADHIDKLLKRHR; encoded by the coding sequence ATGAGGAACCCATTCAACCGAATCTTAGGAGGATTATTCAAGGGATCACACACAACTGGTGTTCAGGAGCAGCTGTTGGAGTGTGAGACCAATTTAAAGGATCTCGAAGGACAATTGAGGAAAGTTCAAGAGTCTTTCGCGTTCAGGATGGTGtcttggctactgcccaagagGAGTGACAACTCTGAGGCTGGGATCGGAGATGTTCCCGTCCTCCAACGACTCCTTTCCTCCATTCCTATGGTCGGAGGATTCTGGAGTTCGGGGCAGGATCTTCAGGaatgtcaactgaaggtccagactatggaacggCAACTGGATATGCTCAGGACTGATCTGAAACCTACaggaattctggggagatttctcCCAAACTTCGTCTCTGgaactgagggtggaactattgtcccccaaatgagtggtggcaattggttTACTGTTCTTCTGGTTGGTGTTATTGTGGCTGGAAATGTATTGTTAtggaaattcttgtccacagaTAAGGAAGAAAAGGAGCTGAATGAGATAGGTGAAATTATTCAACTGTTGGAAGAGGAAATTGAATTTTTAGACAAAGAAGTGGAGAATGACagggaggaagacgaagaagaaaaagagctgagggcagagattcaacgtctctgcAACAGAGTCGAAGCTCTTGAAGAGGAAAGGGAAATCAAGACTGAAAAATTCTCAACACAATTGCAAGATCTTCAACAAACTAACGATCAGCTGGAAGTCGAAATATCAAATAAAGATGCTTcaatcggagaatatctaaatcaaTTAACTAAGATGGAACAAATGAATCTTGAAATAAGCGAGAAACTAGTAAATGTTGAAGGTGAAAAAGCAGACTCTATTCATCGTTTGGAATCTATATTTGAGGGAAAAATTGAGGAATTAGAAAAAACAGTTCAGAATCAATTGGAcattattaaagagatggaaacagaaaaagGAATCAAGACTGAAAAATTCTCAACACAGTTGCAAGATCTTCAACAAACTAACGATCAGCTAAAAGTCCAATTATCAAATAAAGATGCTTcaatcggagaatatctaaatcaaTTAACTAAGATGGAACAAATGAATCTTGAAATAAGCGAGAAACTAGTAAATGTTGAAGGTGAAAAAGCAGACTCTATTCATCGTTTGGAATCTATATTTGAGGGAAAAATTGAGGAATTAGAAAAAACAGTTCAGAATCAATTGGAcattattaaagagatggaaacagaCAAAGAAATCAAGACTGAAAAATTCTCAACACAATTGCAAGATCTTCAACAAACTAACGATCAACTAAAAGTCCAATTGTCAAATAAAGATGCTTcaatcggagaatatctaaatcaaTTAACTAAGATGGAACAAATGAATCTTGAAATAAGCGAGAAACTAGTAAATGTTGAAGGTGAAAAAGCAGACTCTATTCATCGTTTGGAATCTATATTTGAGGGAAAAATTGAGGAATTAGAAAAAACAGTTCAGAATCAATTGGACATTATTAAAGAGATGgacacagaaaaagaaaaactagaGATGAAGCTAACTGAGGCTAAAGAAAAGGATTTGGTCCAGAACAAAAATTACAACAGCCTCTTAGAGGAGTTAGTAAATCTTAAGGAAGAATATTACGAGAAATCAAGTgagatggaagaaaaaaatcttgaattaagTAAGCAACTAGAAAAAGGTGAGCGTGAAAAGGTTGCCTCTATTCATCGGTTAGAATCTATATTTGAGGAAGATATTgaggaactgaaagagacaatTGAGAAGCAATTAGGAATTATTAGTgagatggaaacagaaaaagaaagactagagATGACGCTGAGTGAGGCTAAAGTCAATGATTTGGTCAGGACTGAAAGATATAACGGCCTCTTAGAGGAATTAGTAAGTCTTAAGGAAGAATATTACGATAAGTCAATTGAGATGGATGAAAAAAATCTTGACTTGAGAGAGCAACTAGAAAGAATTAAGAGTGAAAAAGAGGCCGCTATTCATCGGACGGAATCTGTATTTAAGAAAGAGATCCAGGAACTGAAAGAAACGATTGAAAAGCAGTCTGGGATTATTGGTGAAATGAAAACAGAGATGCAGAGGCTGGACCTGGATGCCAACggacataaggaggaggaggaggaggaggaggtcgttGGAGGGGCATCTGGTGTTGGTGAATTGCTGGACCGGCTACGAGGCTCAAAAGCGACTCTccctcaaaacaacaacaataatcaggaAGAGCAGACCCTCCAGAAGGAAACTTCAAAGGAAGAGGAGACCAAAAAGGTCCCCTTAGCTCATATGGGCAGAGGCACAActggtttctttaaaaagaaaatcggTGAACCTGAGTGtcatatcaccttccaaggtgcgAAGGTTAGAGTTAACACCAAGAGGGACTATGAGCAAAAGGGGCACGTGATTGCCGACTTGGATATCCAaaggaagttccacagagccatttatggagtggaaggaaggaagCTGAAGGAAATCACCCGGGAGAGTGGTGTCAAATCCATTTGTATGCCACGAAGGGATGACTCCAGTAATCTCATAACAATCATTGGCACCATaaagcaggttcaattagcagccgATCACATCGATAAGCTTCTGAAGAGACACCGTTAA